The Pelmatolapia mariae isolate MD_Pm_ZW linkage group LG10_11, Pm_UMD_F_2, whole genome shotgun sequence genome includes a region encoding these proteins:
- the LOC135933649 gene encoding GTPase IMAP family member 9-like encodes MDSNPAPPSDAADEHLRIVMVGKTGAGKSAAGNTILERISKSCSSSSSITAECQKETGELGGQTLAVVDTPGLFDTTLSQEQVVKEISKCISFAAPGPHVFLVVIQPNKFTKEEQETVKIIQKIFGDEAARYTMALFTHGDDLEADEVSVEDLIDGNKELSDFISQCEGGYHVFNNREKDSSQVKELMKKINTMVQRNGGSCYTKEMFEEAEKAIKAEMDRLLEENPEMSEEEARRRAERENKYIRACGIGASVGSILGPVAAAVLELKHACAIQ; translated from the exons ATGGACAGCAATCCTGCTCCACCCT CAGATGCAGCAGACGAACATCTCAGAATTGTGATGGTTGGGAAAACTGGAGCTGGGAAGAGTGCAGCAGGAAACACCATCTTAGAAagaatctccaaaagttg TTCGTCTTCATCTTCAATAACAGCAGAGTGTCAGAAGGAAACAGGAGAGCTTGGGGGTCAAACACTGGCTGTAGTTGATACTCCAGGTCTGTTTGATACCACACTATCTCAAGAGCAGGTGGTGAAAGAGATCAGTAAGTGCATCTCCTTTGCTGCTCCTGGTCCTCACGTGTTCCTGGTTGTTATCCAACCAAACAAATTTAccaaagaagaacaagaaacaGTGAAAATCATTCAGAAGATATTCGGAGATGAAGCAGCACGCTACACTATGGCCTTGTTCACACATGGTGACGATCTGGAAGCAGATGAAGTCAGTGTAGAAGATTTAATTGACGGAAATAAAGAACTCAGTGACTTCATCAGTCAGTGTGAGGGAGGATATCATGTTTTTAACAACAGAGAAAAGGATTCCTCTCAGGTCAAAGAGCTGATGAAGAAGATCAACACAATGGTCCAAAGAAATGGAGGAAGCTGCTACACCAAAGAGATGTTTGAAGAAGCTGAGAAAGCAATAAAAGCAGAAATGGATCGACTCCTGGAAGAAAATCCAGAGATGTCAGAAGAAGAAGCCAGAAGACGggcagaaagagaaaacaagtaCATCAGGGCTTGTGGGATAGGGGCGAGCGTTGGAAGTATCTTAGGCCCAGTGGCAGCTGCAGTTTTAGAACTGAAACATGCATGTGCCATACAGTGA
- the LOC134637760 gene encoding nesprin-2-like, with the protein MRRKRSSRSIFRDLYDVIERRRREAGPRLIQLESLIRRRRTLTLLFQGTLQTRLLATARECGRRWDDVNAKQESITGRLQLLVSEWEGFEAQREDLVVWLTDIDVHLSAVDQLTGNTCEKLKQLQVWACFDMTYI; encoded by the exons atgaggaggaagagaagcagcagaagcatctttagggatctctatgatgtcattgag aggcggCGGCGAGAGGCGGGACCTCGACTCATCCAGCTGGAGAGCCTGATCAGGAGGCGTCgaacattaactctgctcttccagggcaccctgcagactcGGCTGCTGGCAACAGCGAGGGAGTGCGGCCGTCGCTGGGATGACGTGAACGCCAAACAGGAGTCCATCACAGgtcgactgcag ctccttgtctcagagtgggagggatttgaagcacaaagggaggaccTTGTCGTTTGGTTAACTGATATCGATGTCCACCTGAGTGcggttgaccagctgacaggaaacacctgtgaaaagctgaaacaactgcaggtgtgggcttgttttgatatgacatatatttga
- the LOC134637437 gene encoding uncharacterized protein LOC134637437: MDTRKNSRDYREYFVRGEHLKLRELEWAARHSNLDKKRKRYLIKNKKYIPPYPRPEFHVSHVKHDTERGSLCWIWKDGGFKNPHGGVKDPEEPSLVWWSLAVGPEEIRSAERRLLKKTFPNQTKEQARRQQSFLRKFASSPAFSEKSRYGSYRFTFRVEEVLEAYSEQFCFGAPPVLRVFKTSLYKQEVVYTVLVHSPHDNERFSEYPELPDDDPNAVCAYRREENIFIWRPEAMCATHWYRLNYRSKDNLMEAWELDQWPQYYVWDHVTLALHVESGQVLKLDSDRLRQNLKFCERDDVTIAPKFYFDDSEEAQSVIESLWPESSLEKNFAGLSL; this comes from the exons ATGGATACGCGAAAAAACAGCAGAGACTATAGAGAATATTTTGTAAGGGGTGAACACTTAAAGCTGAGGGAGCTGGAATGGGCAGCTCGACATTCCAACctggataaaaaaagaaaaaggtacctgatcaaaaataaaaaatacatccCTCCGTACCCCCGGCCGGAGTTTCACGTGTCTCATGTGAAACACGACACAGAGAGAGGGTCACTGTGCTGGATCTGGAAGGATGGAGGCTTCAAGAATCCACACGGAGGCGTCAAGGACCCTGAAGAGCcgtccctggtgtggtggagTCTGGCTGTTGGACCAGAGGAGATCCGGTCAGCTGAGAGGAGGCTCCTGAAGAAGACCTTCCCAAACCAGACCAAGGAGCAGGCCCGGAGGCAGCAGAGCTTCCTGAGGAAGTTCGCCTCCTCACCAGCCTTCAGTGAGAAGTCCAGGTATGGATCGTACCGCTTCACCTTCAGGGTGGAGGAGGTGCTGGAGGCCTACAGCGAGCAG TTTTGCTTCGGTGCTCCGCCCGTCTTGCGAGTGTTCAAGACTTCCCTgtacaaacaggaagtggtgtATACCGTGCTGGTCCACAGCCCACACGATAACGAGCGCTTCTCCGAGTACCCCGAGCTGCCGGATGACGACCCGAACGCCGTCTGTGCTTACAGACGAGAAGAAAACATCTTCATCTGGAGGCCAGAGGCCATGTGTGCAACACACTG GTATCGGCTGAACTACAGATCTAAGGACAACCTGATGGAAGCCTGGGAGCTGGATCAATGGCCACAGTATTATGTTTGGGATCACGTCACCCTCGCCCTGCATGTGGAGAGCGGACAG gtGCTGAAGCTCGACTCCGATCGACTGAGACAGAACCTCAAGTTCTGTGAGCGAGACGATGTGACCATCGCACCGAAATTCTACTTTGATGATTCTGAGGAAGCTCAAAGTGTGATCGAAAGTCTGTGGCCCGAGTCGTCACTGGAGAAGAATTTTGCAg GTCTCTCTCTTTAG
- the uimc1 gene encoding BRCA1-A complex subunit RAP80 isoform X1, with the protein MRGGRRRGGGDPPPSGEAVTQEQSKMALRKQKLIDVASESQQEEDSQEDEAADEQDELSTSLLATSTAREKRQRESKSKPKEMSEEEMMDLALRLSEQEASATALRRQQEEEEAMMKAIKESMVGQTQACRTPKSPSQPADISLRLCSRRKLAYSNGKTTLAIDRGASEDGCLQAGSGDGDNGNLKRKRKAGSPLPEMPDLSQTQKVYSQASPCSSESLPALPDSPQSSDSTQIEDSQLRQSPVFPLTGCRAEVRIGRLSQDLLDTCRSSGFVLCSQNGSNATQKSPRPENQMFPESNIASCPKSPALSGTDLDNSDEIEPSPECAKSPVFGRNAQHERSPSARRPRDAVRGQDGENSGFTFSSQDSFTPSARPTSPVFPRSPGIPPSERLAFPKSPVRGQTEPSHAHSESPVFGLQQQRCESPPANRKDGQSRLDGLKASESDEPSGRAKAPNPAESQLTSDMTLVWSDGDEDVTPTGSPSPVFPEETSVHQAESPAASLNHVAASSGATGSNCSLRPQSSSNRQTSPETSSKSGTEEPQPDRSKTLSSLGSGESADSTTVHYYWGVPFCPRGLDPDTYTQVIVAQMEVYEKTLKRAQRRLLRKAEWGEAVLPQTEKSPSHESPAGSPQRHATRRRGLRLRSKTQDEAADTLTVEEKEEGEDEEEQTKTENKEEDRKKDGDEEPMDAEDCEVCPETQLSGDSSQDVTLVCDAEDQPAAKNPEMQMILHADPPARSEPQVQEVEADAPTGEKMEADVPISSSEGGAGQPASREEVQEDGGDPDVEEIKDQAPSPGPEPAVVPRSPETAVDCPLCQASFPASRIEMHAAYCDGEVAVVEERRPKVDCIQVSLKPRRKGARRANNEDTNDGADVGRNQEKCYICQRAVPLKDYSRHTELCIQRHGSKTAARGNLLLALDQTESRDSDAGPSGSKVLPGDVIDLRDDDDDEEEEVSAFRVSNSPIRSFTPISEAADCLIDFKKQQRAKKPYQRRR; encoded by the exons atgagaggagggaggagaagaggaggaggagacccACCACCATCAGGTGAAGCAG ttacTCAGGAACAGAGCAAGATGGCACTGAGGAAGCAAAAGCTCATTGACGTGGCCTCTGAGAGCCAGCAGGAGGAGGACTCGCAGGAGGACGAAGCTGCAGACGAGCAG GACGAGCTCTCAACATCACTGCTCGCCACGTCAACGGCGAGGGAGAAACGGCAGAGGGAGAGCAAATCCAAACCTAAAG agatgtccgaggaggagatgatggacTTGGCCCTGCGCCTGAGCGAACAGGAAGCCAGCGCCACAGCACTCAGAcgacagcaggaggaggaggaggccatGATGAAGGCCATCAAGGAGAGC ATGGTCGGGCAGACGCAGGCGTGCCGGACCCCCAAGAGTCCATCTCAGCCCGCCGACATTTCCCTCAGGCTCTGCTCCCGCCGCAAACTAGCATACTCGAACGGGAAGACAACGCTCGCCATCGATCGAGGAGCCTCAGAGGACGGCTGCCTTCAAG CAGGATCTGGAGACGGTGATAATGGGAAtttaaagaggaagaggaaagcGGGGAGTCCTCTGCCGGAGATGCCAGACTTGTCGCAGACTCAGAAGGTCTACTCTCAGGCGTCTCCATGCAGCTCCGAGTCTCTCCCGGCTCTCCCCGACTCGCCGCAG AGCTCCGACTCCACGCAGATCGAGGACTCACAGCTGCGTCAGTCTCCCGTCTTCCCACTGACGGGCTGCCGGGCGGAGGTTCGCATCGGCCGGCTGAGCCAGGACCTGCTGGACACCTGCAGGAGCTCCGGGTTCGTGTTGTGCTCTCAGAATGGTTCGAACGCCACCCAAAAGTCCCCTCGTCCCGAGAACCAGATGTTCCCTGAAAGTAACATCGCCTCATGTCCCAAAAGCCCCGCCCTGTCTGGCACAGATCTCGACAACAGCGACGAGATTGAGCCGAGCCCCGAGTGCGCTAAAAGCCCCGTGTTTGGCAGGAACGCTCAGCACGAGAGGTCGCCGAGCGCCCGCAGACCCCGAGATGCCGTGCGCGGCCAAGACGGTGAAAACTCAGGATTCACGTTTTCTTCTCAGGACAGTTTTACTCCCTCCGCGAGACCCACTTCCCCCGTGTTCCCACGAAGCCCCGGCATTCCTCCATCAGAACGGTTAGCATTCCCAAAAAGTCCCGTCAGAGGACAGACCGAGCCGAGCCACGCCCACTCCGAGAGCCCCGTGTTCGGACTGCAGCAGCAGAGGTGCGAGAGTCCTCCAGCCAACAGGAAG GACGGTCAGAGTCGATTGGACGGGCTGAAAGCGTCTGAGTCAG ACGAGCCGAGCGGGCGGGCCAAAGCCCCGAACCCGGCCGAGAGTCAGCTGACCAGCGATATGACGCTAGTCTGGTCCGACGGGGACGAGGACGTCACG ccGACCGGCTCTCCCAGCCCCGTCTTCCCAGAGGAGACATCAGTTCATCAGGCAGAGAGCCCGGCGGCCTCCCTGAACCACGTGGCTGCTTCTTCAGGGGCGACTGGATCAAACTGCAG CCTGCGACCTCAGAGCAGCTCCAACAGACAAACTTCACCTGAAACTTCTTCCAAGTCCGGCACAGAGGAGCCGCAGCCTGATCGCAGCAAGACACTCTCCTCTCTCGGCTCTGGAGAGTCCGCGGACTCCACCACGGTTCACTACTACTGGGGCGTTCCCTTCTGCCCGCGAGGCCTCGACCCGGACACGTACACGCAG GTGATCGTGGCTCAGATGGAGGTTTACGAGAAGACTCTGAAACGGGCTCAGCGGCGTCTGCTGAGGAAGGCGGAGTGGGGCGAGGCCGTCCTGCCGCAAACGGAG AAATCGCCGTCGCACGAGTCGCCCGCTGGATCGCCTCAGCGTCACGCCACTCGCAG ACGAGGTCTCAGGCTGAGGAGCAAAACTCAGGATGAAGCTGCTGATACTCTGACagtggaggagaaggaggagggggaggatgaagaggagcaaACGAAGACTGAAAACAAAGAGGAGGACAGGAAGAAGGATGGAGACGAAGAACCGATGGACGCTGAGGACTGTGAGGTTTGTCCAG AGACGCAGCTGAGCGGCGACAGCAGTCAGGACGTGACGCTGGTGTGTGACGCAGAAGATCAG CCTGCAGCTAAAAATCCGGAGATGCAGATGATCCTTCACGCTGATCCTCCAGCCAGGAGCGAGCCACAGGTGCAGGAGGTGGAGGCCGACG CTCCAACAGGTGAAAAAATGGAGGCGGACGTCCCCATCAGCAGCAGCGAGGGCGGCGCAGGTCAGCCTGCGAGCAGGGAGGAGGTGCAGGAGGACGgaggggatccagatgtggaGGAGATAAAGGACCAAGCGCCGTCGCCTGGGCCGGAGCCGGCCGTCGTCCCCCGCAGCCCCGAGACCGCCGTCGACTGCCCGCTCTGCCAGGCGTCCTTCCCCGCGAGCAGGATCGAGATGCACGCCGCGTACTGCGACGGCGAGGTGGCGGTCGTGGAGGAGAGGAGGCCCAAGGTCGACTGCATACAAG TGTCACTGAAGCCTCGGAGAAAGGGAGCACGCAGAGCGAACAATGAAGACACAAACGACGGCGCTGACGTTGGCAG GAACCAGGAGAAGTGCTACATCTGTCAGAGAGCCGTGCCTCTGAAGGACTACAGCCGACACACCGAGCTCTGCATCCAGCGCCACGGATCCAAGACTGCAGCT AGGGGAAATCTGCTGCTGGCTCTGGATCAGACGGAGAGCAGAGACTCGG
- the uimc1 gene encoding BRCA1-A complex subunit RAP80 isoform X2, translating into MRGGRRRGGGDPPPSGEAVTQEQSKMALRKQKLIDVASESQQEEDSQEDEAADEQDELSTSLLATSTAREKRQRESKSKPKEMSEEEMMDLALRLSEQEASATALRRQQEEEEAMMKAIKESMVGQTQACRTPKSPSQPADISLRLCSRRKLAYSNGKTTLAIDRGASEDGCLQGSGDGDNGNLKRKRKAGSPLPEMPDLSQTQKVYSQASPCSSESLPALPDSPQSSDSTQIEDSQLRQSPVFPLTGCRAEVRIGRLSQDLLDTCRSSGFVLCSQNGSNATQKSPRPENQMFPESNIASCPKSPALSGTDLDNSDEIEPSPECAKSPVFGRNAQHERSPSARRPRDAVRGQDGENSGFTFSSQDSFTPSARPTSPVFPRSPGIPPSERLAFPKSPVRGQTEPSHAHSESPVFGLQQQRCESPPANRKDGQSRLDGLKASESDEPSGRAKAPNPAESQLTSDMTLVWSDGDEDVTPTGSPSPVFPEETSVHQAESPAASLNHVAASSGATGSNCSLRPQSSSNRQTSPETSSKSGTEEPQPDRSKTLSSLGSGESADSTTVHYYWGVPFCPRGLDPDTYTQVIVAQMEVYEKTLKRAQRRLLRKAEWGEAVLPQTEKSPSHESPAGSPQRHATRRRGLRLRSKTQDEAADTLTVEEKEEGEDEEEQTKTENKEEDRKKDGDEEPMDAEDCEVCPETQLSGDSSQDVTLVCDAEDQPAAKNPEMQMILHADPPARSEPQVQEVEADAPTGEKMEADVPISSSEGGAGQPASREEVQEDGGDPDVEEIKDQAPSPGPEPAVVPRSPETAVDCPLCQASFPASRIEMHAAYCDGEVAVVEERRPKVDCIQVSLKPRRKGARRANNEDTNDGADVGRNQEKCYICQRAVPLKDYSRHTELCIQRHGSKTAARGNLLLALDQTESRDSDAGPSGSKVLPGDVIDLRDDDDDEEEEVSAFRVSNSPIRSFTPISEAADCLIDFKKQQRAKKPYQRRR; encoded by the exons atgagaggagggaggagaagaggaggaggagacccACCACCATCAGGTGAAGCAG ttacTCAGGAACAGAGCAAGATGGCACTGAGGAAGCAAAAGCTCATTGACGTGGCCTCTGAGAGCCAGCAGGAGGAGGACTCGCAGGAGGACGAAGCTGCAGACGAGCAG GACGAGCTCTCAACATCACTGCTCGCCACGTCAACGGCGAGGGAGAAACGGCAGAGGGAGAGCAAATCCAAACCTAAAG agatgtccgaggaggagatgatggacTTGGCCCTGCGCCTGAGCGAACAGGAAGCCAGCGCCACAGCACTCAGAcgacagcaggaggaggaggaggccatGATGAAGGCCATCAAGGAGAGC ATGGTCGGGCAGACGCAGGCGTGCCGGACCCCCAAGAGTCCATCTCAGCCCGCCGACATTTCCCTCAGGCTCTGCTCCCGCCGCAAACTAGCATACTCGAACGGGAAGACAACGCTCGCCATCGATCGAGGAGCCTCAGAGGACGGCTGCCTTCAAG GATCTGGAGACGGTGATAATGGGAAtttaaagaggaagaggaaagcGGGGAGTCCTCTGCCGGAGATGCCAGACTTGTCGCAGACTCAGAAGGTCTACTCTCAGGCGTCTCCATGCAGCTCCGAGTCTCTCCCGGCTCTCCCCGACTCGCCGCAG AGCTCCGACTCCACGCAGATCGAGGACTCACAGCTGCGTCAGTCTCCCGTCTTCCCACTGACGGGCTGCCGGGCGGAGGTTCGCATCGGCCGGCTGAGCCAGGACCTGCTGGACACCTGCAGGAGCTCCGGGTTCGTGTTGTGCTCTCAGAATGGTTCGAACGCCACCCAAAAGTCCCCTCGTCCCGAGAACCAGATGTTCCCTGAAAGTAACATCGCCTCATGTCCCAAAAGCCCCGCCCTGTCTGGCACAGATCTCGACAACAGCGACGAGATTGAGCCGAGCCCCGAGTGCGCTAAAAGCCCCGTGTTTGGCAGGAACGCTCAGCACGAGAGGTCGCCGAGCGCCCGCAGACCCCGAGATGCCGTGCGCGGCCAAGACGGTGAAAACTCAGGATTCACGTTTTCTTCTCAGGACAGTTTTACTCCCTCCGCGAGACCCACTTCCCCCGTGTTCCCACGAAGCCCCGGCATTCCTCCATCAGAACGGTTAGCATTCCCAAAAAGTCCCGTCAGAGGACAGACCGAGCCGAGCCACGCCCACTCCGAGAGCCCCGTGTTCGGACTGCAGCAGCAGAGGTGCGAGAGTCCTCCAGCCAACAGGAAG GACGGTCAGAGTCGATTGGACGGGCTGAAAGCGTCTGAGTCAG ACGAGCCGAGCGGGCGGGCCAAAGCCCCGAACCCGGCCGAGAGTCAGCTGACCAGCGATATGACGCTAGTCTGGTCCGACGGGGACGAGGACGTCACG ccGACCGGCTCTCCCAGCCCCGTCTTCCCAGAGGAGACATCAGTTCATCAGGCAGAGAGCCCGGCGGCCTCCCTGAACCACGTGGCTGCTTCTTCAGGGGCGACTGGATCAAACTGCAG CCTGCGACCTCAGAGCAGCTCCAACAGACAAACTTCACCTGAAACTTCTTCCAAGTCCGGCACAGAGGAGCCGCAGCCTGATCGCAGCAAGACACTCTCCTCTCTCGGCTCTGGAGAGTCCGCGGACTCCACCACGGTTCACTACTACTGGGGCGTTCCCTTCTGCCCGCGAGGCCTCGACCCGGACACGTACACGCAG GTGATCGTGGCTCAGATGGAGGTTTACGAGAAGACTCTGAAACGGGCTCAGCGGCGTCTGCTGAGGAAGGCGGAGTGGGGCGAGGCCGTCCTGCCGCAAACGGAG AAATCGCCGTCGCACGAGTCGCCCGCTGGATCGCCTCAGCGTCACGCCACTCGCAG ACGAGGTCTCAGGCTGAGGAGCAAAACTCAGGATGAAGCTGCTGATACTCTGACagtggaggagaaggaggagggggaggatgaagaggagcaaACGAAGACTGAAAACAAAGAGGAGGACAGGAAGAAGGATGGAGACGAAGAACCGATGGACGCTGAGGACTGTGAGGTTTGTCCAG AGACGCAGCTGAGCGGCGACAGCAGTCAGGACGTGACGCTGGTGTGTGACGCAGAAGATCAG CCTGCAGCTAAAAATCCGGAGATGCAGATGATCCTTCACGCTGATCCTCCAGCCAGGAGCGAGCCACAGGTGCAGGAGGTGGAGGCCGACG CTCCAACAGGTGAAAAAATGGAGGCGGACGTCCCCATCAGCAGCAGCGAGGGCGGCGCAGGTCAGCCTGCGAGCAGGGAGGAGGTGCAGGAGGACGgaggggatccagatgtggaGGAGATAAAGGACCAAGCGCCGTCGCCTGGGCCGGAGCCGGCCGTCGTCCCCCGCAGCCCCGAGACCGCCGTCGACTGCCCGCTCTGCCAGGCGTCCTTCCCCGCGAGCAGGATCGAGATGCACGCCGCGTACTGCGACGGCGAGGTGGCGGTCGTGGAGGAGAGGAGGCCCAAGGTCGACTGCATACAAG TGTCACTGAAGCCTCGGAGAAAGGGAGCACGCAGAGCGAACAATGAAGACACAAACGACGGCGCTGACGTTGGCAG GAACCAGGAGAAGTGCTACATCTGTCAGAGAGCCGTGCCTCTGAAGGACTACAGCCGACACACCGAGCTCTGCATCCAGCGCCACGGATCCAAGACTGCAGCT AGGGGAAATCTGCTGCTGGCTCTGGATCAGACGGAGAGCAGAGACTCGG
- the uimc1 gene encoding BRCA1-A complex subunit RAP80 isoform X3 — MRGGRRRGGGDPPPSVTQEQSKMALRKQKLIDVASESQQEEDSQEDEAADEQDELSTSLLATSTAREKRQRESKSKPKEMSEEEMMDLALRLSEQEASATALRRQQEEEEAMMKAIKESMVGQTQACRTPKSPSQPADISLRLCSRRKLAYSNGKTTLAIDRGASEDGCLQAGSGDGDNGNLKRKRKAGSPLPEMPDLSQTQKVYSQASPCSSESLPALPDSPQSSDSTQIEDSQLRQSPVFPLTGCRAEVRIGRLSQDLLDTCRSSGFVLCSQNGSNATQKSPRPENQMFPESNIASCPKSPALSGTDLDNSDEIEPSPECAKSPVFGRNAQHERSPSARRPRDAVRGQDGENSGFTFSSQDSFTPSARPTSPVFPRSPGIPPSERLAFPKSPVRGQTEPSHAHSESPVFGLQQQRCESPPANRKDGQSRLDGLKASESDEPSGRAKAPNPAESQLTSDMTLVWSDGDEDVTPTGSPSPVFPEETSVHQAESPAASLNHVAASSGATGSNCSLRPQSSSNRQTSPETSSKSGTEEPQPDRSKTLSSLGSGESADSTTVHYYWGVPFCPRGLDPDTYTQVIVAQMEVYEKTLKRAQRRLLRKAEWGEAVLPQTEKSPSHESPAGSPQRHATRRRGLRLRSKTQDEAADTLTVEEKEEGEDEEEQTKTENKEEDRKKDGDEEPMDAEDCEVCPETQLSGDSSQDVTLVCDAEDQPAAKNPEMQMILHADPPARSEPQVQEVEADAPTGEKMEADVPISSSEGGAGQPASREEVQEDGGDPDVEEIKDQAPSPGPEPAVVPRSPETAVDCPLCQASFPASRIEMHAAYCDGEVAVVEERRPKVDCIQVSLKPRRKGARRANNEDTNDGADVGRNQEKCYICQRAVPLKDYSRHTELCIQRHGSKTAARGNLLLALDQTESRDSDAGPSGSKVLPGDVIDLRDDDDDEEEEVSAFRVSNSPIRSFTPISEAADCLIDFKKQQRAKKPYQRRR, encoded by the exons atgagaggagggaggagaagaggaggaggagacccACCACCATCAG ttacTCAGGAACAGAGCAAGATGGCACTGAGGAAGCAAAAGCTCATTGACGTGGCCTCTGAGAGCCAGCAGGAGGAGGACTCGCAGGAGGACGAAGCTGCAGACGAGCAG GACGAGCTCTCAACATCACTGCTCGCCACGTCAACGGCGAGGGAGAAACGGCAGAGGGAGAGCAAATCCAAACCTAAAG agatgtccgaggaggagatgatggacTTGGCCCTGCGCCTGAGCGAACAGGAAGCCAGCGCCACAGCACTCAGAcgacagcaggaggaggaggaggccatGATGAAGGCCATCAAGGAGAGC ATGGTCGGGCAGACGCAGGCGTGCCGGACCCCCAAGAGTCCATCTCAGCCCGCCGACATTTCCCTCAGGCTCTGCTCCCGCCGCAAACTAGCATACTCGAACGGGAAGACAACGCTCGCCATCGATCGAGGAGCCTCAGAGGACGGCTGCCTTCAAG CAGGATCTGGAGACGGTGATAATGGGAAtttaaagaggaagaggaaagcGGGGAGTCCTCTGCCGGAGATGCCAGACTTGTCGCAGACTCAGAAGGTCTACTCTCAGGCGTCTCCATGCAGCTCCGAGTCTCTCCCGGCTCTCCCCGACTCGCCGCAG AGCTCCGACTCCACGCAGATCGAGGACTCACAGCTGCGTCAGTCTCCCGTCTTCCCACTGACGGGCTGCCGGGCGGAGGTTCGCATCGGCCGGCTGAGCCAGGACCTGCTGGACACCTGCAGGAGCTCCGGGTTCGTGTTGTGCTCTCAGAATGGTTCGAACGCCACCCAAAAGTCCCCTCGTCCCGAGAACCAGATGTTCCCTGAAAGTAACATCGCCTCATGTCCCAAAAGCCCCGCCCTGTCTGGCACAGATCTCGACAACAGCGACGAGATTGAGCCGAGCCCCGAGTGCGCTAAAAGCCCCGTGTTTGGCAGGAACGCTCAGCACGAGAGGTCGCCGAGCGCCCGCAGACCCCGAGATGCCGTGCGCGGCCAAGACGGTGAAAACTCAGGATTCACGTTTTCTTCTCAGGACAGTTTTACTCCCTCCGCGAGACCCACTTCCCCCGTGTTCCCACGAAGCCCCGGCATTCCTCCATCAGAACGGTTAGCATTCCCAAAAAGTCCCGTCAGAGGACAGACCGAGCCGAGCCACGCCCACTCCGAGAGCCCCGTGTTCGGACTGCAGCAGCAGAGGTGCGAGAGTCCTCCAGCCAACAGGAAG GACGGTCAGAGTCGATTGGACGGGCTGAAAGCGTCTGAGTCAG ACGAGCCGAGCGGGCGGGCCAAAGCCCCGAACCCGGCCGAGAGTCAGCTGACCAGCGATATGACGCTAGTCTGGTCCGACGGGGACGAGGACGTCACG ccGACCGGCTCTCCCAGCCCCGTCTTCCCAGAGGAGACATCAGTTCATCAGGCAGAGAGCCCGGCGGCCTCCCTGAACCACGTGGCTGCTTCTTCAGGGGCGACTGGATCAAACTGCAG CCTGCGACCTCAGAGCAGCTCCAACAGACAAACTTCACCTGAAACTTCTTCCAAGTCCGGCACAGAGGAGCCGCAGCCTGATCGCAGCAAGACACTCTCCTCTCTCGGCTCTGGAGAGTCCGCGGACTCCACCACGGTTCACTACTACTGGGGCGTTCCCTTCTGCCCGCGAGGCCTCGACCCGGACACGTACACGCAG GTGATCGTGGCTCAGATGGAGGTTTACGAGAAGACTCTGAAACGGGCTCAGCGGCGTCTGCTGAGGAAGGCGGAGTGGGGCGAGGCCGTCCTGCCGCAAACGGAG AAATCGCCGTCGCACGAGTCGCCCGCTGGATCGCCTCAGCGTCACGCCACTCGCAG ACGAGGTCTCAGGCTGAGGAGCAAAACTCAGGATGAAGCTGCTGATACTCTGACagtggaggagaaggaggagggggaggatgaagaggagcaaACGAAGACTGAAAACAAAGAGGAGGACAGGAAGAAGGATGGAGACGAAGAACCGATGGACGCTGAGGACTGTGAGGTTTGTCCAG AGACGCAGCTGAGCGGCGACAGCAGTCAGGACGTGACGCTGGTGTGTGACGCAGAAGATCAG CCTGCAGCTAAAAATCCGGAGATGCAGATGATCCTTCACGCTGATCCTCCAGCCAGGAGCGAGCCACAGGTGCAGGAGGTGGAGGCCGACG CTCCAACAGGTGAAAAAATGGAGGCGGACGTCCCCATCAGCAGCAGCGAGGGCGGCGCAGGTCAGCCTGCGAGCAGGGAGGAGGTGCAGGAGGACGgaggggatccagatgtggaGGAGATAAAGGACCAAGCGCCGTCGCCTGGGCCGGAGCCGGCCGTCGTCCCCCGCAGCCCCGAGACCGCCGTCGACTGCCCGCTCTGCCAGGCGTCCTTCCCCGCGAGCAGGATCGAGATGCACGCCGCGTACTGCGACGGCGAGGTGGCGGTCGTGGAGGAGAGGAGGCCCAAGGTCGACTGCATACAAG TGTCACTGAAGCCTCGGAGAAAGGGAGCACGCAGAGCGAACAATGAAGACACAAACGACGGCGCTGACGTTGGCAG GAACCAGGAGAAGTGCTACATCTGTCAGAGAGCCGTGCCTCTGAAGGACTACAGCCGACACACCGAGCTCTGCATCCAGCGCCACGGATCCAAGACTGCAGCT AGGGGAAATCTGCTGCTGGCTCTGGATCAGACGGAGAGCAGAGACTCGG